The DNA sequence CCGTCCTTTGTTTTATCAGCACCACCACCTTCAtgtgcatcatcatcataaatgGTAGTTACTTCTGATTTAAGAGTAACGACGGTTTTTGTTGCTTTCTATTCTGATTTTAGTAAAACCTGGTCCTGATGCATCTCCTCTGGTCCAGAGATCAATTAATGAGAAATGGAGCATCTGGTCTCTCGATGGTGGACTCCAAACTTTTGCTGATAAACTTCACAATTCCCTCAACCAGATGGGTGTCAAGTTTATTGTTGGCAAGCCTTGCTTTGAAATAGACTTCACAGATGATTGCAAAGCCATTCTTCAAATAGCTGAAGAGAAATTAGAAACTGATCACTTGATTTCATCATTATCTGCTGACAGACTAGCTAGTATATTACCTTCAAGTCACTCAAACTTAGTAGATGCCCTGAGTGAAATCAAACCTGTCTCTGTTGGACTTGTGAACTTAGAGTATAATGGCAATATCATCAAGGACGAAGGGTTTGGAGTCTTGCTCCCGTCTTGTGAAGCAACCAAAGTCCTTGGCATCATTTATGACTCATGTCTTTTCCCTCAGCATGACAGAAAGGATGGCGGACACACTCGGCTGACGGTAAGAACATTCTTTTGAGCTTATTTGTCAGGCACATGGTTTGGGTTGGGCATATGAActgcaaaaaaatatgtatttttttagaaagaaTCAACATGTCCCCCACCTTTGGTAAACCCTGGCTATGCATCTGCTGTCAGCTTCCCTAACTGTTTTTTTAGCCAAAGTACAGTAAAGCCCCATACAAACAGCACCAACATCAGACAGAAGTCCTTTGTTTTGGTTATGTAGGAGTTGTTTGGGCTTAAGCAGCTGTGTTTTAATTCTTAAGCTGAATGAGCTTGTGTCTCGTCAGACAGGGCAGTTCCCCTCATTTGGACATAAgttttaaacaaatatatatggCTAAAATTTACCTCCAACAATGTCTATTGATTTAATTTTCACCTCTTGCCCCCTTCATTTTAGTGCCCCCTTACATAAATCCTTGTTGTGCTCCTGATGAAGGCTGACTATTAGTTCCTTAGGGGGGAGTTTACTCCTTTTTATACCTGAGATTGCCTTggaagaaaacaagaaaaataaacttgttcctttttttcttaacagGTTATGATGGGAGGTCACTGGTTCGAGGAACAGTTTGGACACCCAGATATAGTAGACACAGGTGTCTTAACTGACACTGCTGTAGATGCGGTAGCTAAGATTATGGGTGTCTCTAAAGATCCCATCAAAACTCTCACATCGGTCCAAACAAACTGCATATCCCAGTACCACATAGGCCACACCAGTAGAGTCAATAGAATATTTAACTATGTTAGAGATAATGGGCTTCCTTTGTCCCTGGTAGGCTCGTCATACAAAGGGGTGGGGGTAAATGATTGTGTTTATAATGCCAAGGTGATGGTAGAGGAGTTAGTAGCTAAGAATGGTAATTAAGATAGGGGGATAGCGAGTGAGGTTGAATGACCCTTCCTGTAACAGGAAAACCTATGCTCctattatattttcatagagagcaaaattttgataataGCATTTATTTTGTGTTGGGGGATTTGTGAATATTGTGAAAATTAAACTTTCAATCGCCTAAATCGTTCAGATCTAGATGAAAATTCCTTAGTTTCATTCAAAAAGGAATTTATGTATAAAAATCAATTTCAGTCCTTATTGTTCTGTATAAATACCagattatttattattgagATGGGCTTGGGTTTTAGGTATTTTTGGGCTAGGTAATTTGTGGTACTGACTTATGGAGCGATAAAATAGGATGTGATTCTTTTAACATCGTCTCAATTCTTGGGTAATACTGACAAAAACATACAGCTATTCTTAAAAAGGTTGCTATCTTACGAAAACATTTGCATTGATAGAAATATCGCATGACTGAATATTTAAATTTACCGCACTCCGCAAACGGTTCACTGACAGccttcaggcgcgtacactggggggtgcgcgcgcacatCCCCTTGGCGGTCAAAAGTCATTTCTCATTAAGAAGACTTCAAATacaatgctttttccatatgatacatatgactgcgcacaCCCCCTCGgacaatcctgggaacgcgcctTGTCTGTGACACACATGATTGattgtgaaacaaagtgtaaCAACCaaagtcaagccagaacaaaatagaacaaaaatattatcAAAGTGTATCATAGCTAAGTATGCTTTAAATTATATTCCACGGGTCTTTGAAAAATACCCTTTTTTTCTCTCGAAAAGTGAATATATATTATAAGTGACGTGGTATGTCTAACATTGTTAATGCCTTTT is a window from the Nematostella vectensis chromosome 9, jaNemVect1.1, whole genome shotgun sequence genome containing:
- the LOC5512650 gene encoding protoporphyrinogen oxidase codes for the protein MVVANKLSSRFTVLGGGISGLSAAYYLAKHHSNPSDITVLEASGRFGGWMHSKRSSEGAVFEQGPRSLRPAGPPGWTTLDLVSELGLESNIIPVNTSHPGATNRFIYCRGKVHKLPNSIISILKKQSLFSQSLLPTILEEPFKEKRISENDESVYSFFSRRLNREVAEYIGDPVCRGIFAGDARALSLRAVFPAVYEMEKNYGSVVKGALLGKSVKPGPDASPLVQRSINEKWSIWSLDGGLQTFADKLHNSLNQMGVKFIVGKPCFEIDFTDDCKAILQIAEEKLETDHLISSLSADRLASILPSSHSNLVDALSEIKPVSVGLVNLEYNGNIIKDEGFGVLLPSCEATKVLGIIYDSCLFPQHDRKDGGHTRLTVMMGGHWFEEQFGHPDIVDTGVLTDTAVDAVAKIMGVSKDPIKTLTSVQTNCISQYHIGHTSRVNRIFNYVRDNGLPLSLVGSSYKGVGVNDCVYNAKVMVEELVAKNGN